DNA from Acetobacter aceti NBRC 14818:
TTCAAAAATCTTCAGTCACCTGAAGATATGATCGCGGCCTATCGCGCTGTCACGCCGGAAGATGTCAACCGGATGGCCGCGCAACTTCTGGACCCGGATCGTGCCGTCACGGCTATCCTGACACCGGAAAACTCCGGCAAGCCGATCGAAGGCAAGGGATTTGGTGGCGCTGAATCGTTTGCCTCGGCTCCCGACAAACCGGTCAAACTGCCGGACTGGGCCGAAAAATCCTTGGCGCGTCTGGATATTCCGGAACCGGCCAAAGCACCCGTGGTGCAGACGCTTCCTAATGGTCTGACCCTGATCGTGCATCCGTCGCACGTCAGCCAGACAATCGAGGTTGCGGGTCTGATCCGTCATAATTCGGACCTTCAGGAGCCGAAAGGCAAGGAAGGGGTCTCTGACGTTACGGAGGAACTCTTCGGTTATGGCACCCAGAAGCATGACCGTCTGGCATTCCGCAAGGCGCTTGACGATGTGCCTGCGTGGGAGAGCGCCGGAGCGGAATTTTCGCTGCGTGTACCATCGAATAAATTCGAACAGGGTATGAGCCTGCTGGCGGAGAACGAGCTTCAGCCAGCCTTCCCGGATCAGGCGTTCCAGATTGTCCGCCAGCAGGCGGCGCAGGAGCAGGCAGGGCAGTTGCAGTCACCCGGCTATCTCTTCGGTCGCGCGATCATGGGTGCCGTTTCGCCGAAGGGTGATCCGAGCCTGCGTGAAGCCACACCGAAAACATTGATGGGTCTCTCGCTTAATGACGTGAAAGCCTATTACAGCGCTGTCTGGCGGCCGGACATGACGACCATTGTCGTGACCGGCGATATCACGCCGGGACAGGCGCGGACGGTCGTGGAGAAGGCATTCGGATCATGGAAGGCGACGGGGCCGAAACCTGTTGTTGATCTGCCGACGCGACCGGACAGCAAGACCTCGCGGTCCCATGTGCCGGACAAGAGCAACGTGCAGGATACGGTTGTCCTGCCGGAGAGCCTTGGACTGACACCAACCAATCCGGACCATTTCCTGCTGACACTTGGCAATGAAGTCTTGGGCGGTGGTTTCTCATCCCGTCTGTATCGCGATCTGCGTGTGAAAACGGGATATGTCTATTCCGTCAGCAGCAGCTTCGACTGGAGCCGTAACCGGGGAGCCTATTCGGTCTCTTACGGCGCTGATCCGGACAAGGTCGGCGATGCACGGAAAGCGGCGCTGCGGAACATTCATGCCATGCAGGTCTCGCCAGTGACCGATGACGAACTGATTGTCGCCAAATCCTCGCTTCTACGCGGCATTCCGCTGGGACGCGCCAGCCTCGGAGCGATTGCAGGTGAATATCTGCGCCTGATCGAACTCGGACTGCCTCTCGATACACCCGATATCGCGGCGCATGCCTATTACAAGGCGACGGCTGCCGATGTGCAGGCTGCTTTCAGCAAGTGGGTCCGGCCGGATGATCTGTCCGAGATTGTCAAAGGCCCACAGCCACGCTGGTAATTTCAGGAAAATGGCCCTGCTTCGCATTGAAGCAGGGCTTTTTGATTCGGGAGGAGATAAAAATGCGCAGACAGATTATTACGTGGTCAGTCATGGGACTGCTGGCTGGAACGGGCCTGAGCGTCACGCACACTCTACAGGCGCAACCTGCTTTCAAGGGCAGTCAGGTCAGAACATTGCCGATTGCAGCAGCGCTTTCTGACAGGGATCGTCCTGATTCTGATCGTGCACGGGACAAGATCCGCAAGCCGGGTGAATTGCTGGCGTTTGCCGGAATGGGACCGGGCATGAAAGTCGCCGACCTCATGCCGGGACAAGGCTATTTTACGCGTATTTTCAGTAATGTTGTCGGAAAGTCGGGGCATGTCTATGCGCTCGTTGCCGCAGAACGCGTTGCTGAGAAACCTGATGCTGCCGATGCCGTGAAGGCGATTGCCGCCGATCCCGCATTTTCCAATGTCTCGGTTCTGACGGAATCAATGCTGGCTCTGTCGCTTCCTGAACCTGTCGATATGGCTTGGACTTCTCAGAACTATCATGACGTTTACGGTCGTGGCGCTGATGCTGCTCTGGCTTTTGACCGGTCCGTGTTCAATCTTCTCCGGCCCGGTGGCGTGTATATGGTGATTGATCATGTGGCGACTTCCGGCAGCACTCCGGAGACAGCAAAAACATTGCATCGTATTGATCCTGTGCTGATCCGCGCACAGGTGGAAAAGGCAGGCTTTGTTTTTGAAAGTGAAAGTGGTGCACTGCGAAATGCACAGGATACGCATTCCGCCTCTGTCTTCGATGAGACCATAAAAGGCCTTACGGATCAGGTTGTTTACAAGTTTCGTAAACCTGCCAGATAAAGAGGCATTTTATAAAAAACCTGATCAGAGCGTAATATATGCCGACTGCATGACAATATCATGCTTTGATCGATTATGATCTGGCGTGTTGTTGTCTGATTTGAGCGGCACTTTCCTGACGTTTCAGGTCGCACTGTCCTTGTTCAGAAAAAGCTGGTCTGATTCTTCACTGTAATCAAACAGCTCCGCGTAGCGCGCCCAGGAGATAATGGTTTGCAGGGTCTGCTGGGCGTAAGCGGCTGACATGCTTTCGCCCAGTTCTTCCCGAAAACGATCCGCACCGACTGTATGGCTCGGACGTTCATCCAGCGCGGTACAGATGGTTTTGACCAAAGGTATGGCATTCAGCAGGGCGTGACGCAGGATTGTCTTGCGTTCGTCAAAGTCGCTTTCCGCAAAGCGCTGGGCTTCTTGTGTCAGCAGCAGGTCGCCGTCTTCAACTTCCGCCAGTTCGAGAATTTGCAGCGCCTCGACAAGAGGAAACAATTCGTCGAGTTCGAGGTGCGCTTTGGCGGCGAGAAGAGGAAGGTCGGCCCGACCATTTACCGGTGGTGCAGCCAAGGCTTCGATCAATCCCACCATACTCCCCACCGAAACTGCGGCGATTGGAAGATGCTGCGGTTGAACAGTCTGTACGACCGTCATATCGGGCAGATCGGCTTCCGAGATGACAGGCATGCGCCGTGTCATCAATGTGTAGATATGATCAACAATTTCCAGAAATGAAGGATCATCACGCAGGCGGGGATGGGCAAGAGGAACAATGACTTCATGCTCAATGCGGCCCGGGTTGGCCGCAAAGACAAGGATGCGGTCACACATCAGTACGGCTTCCTCGATACTGTGTGTCACCATCAGGATCGATTGCACCGGCAGTTTTTTCTCGCACCACAGTTCGACAAGATCCGTGCGAAGATTTTCTGCCGTCAGAACGTCAAGCGAGGAAAAAGGCTCATCCATCAGAAGAAGATCGGGATGAACAGCAAGCGCACGTGCCAGCCCGGCTCTTTGGGAAAGGCCGCCTGACAACTCGTGCGGCCATGCGTTTTCGTAACCGCCGAGACCGATCAGATCGATGGCTTCTTCTGCCCGTTGTTTTCTCTCTTTTCCTTTCATGCCGTCGGCTTCAAGAGCCAGCTCGACATTGTCCTGCAAATTCAGCCAGGGAAACAGGGAAGGGGACTGAAACACCATCGCCAGTCCGGCCACGGGACGTTTCAGCGGAGCGCCACGCCAGAGCACTGTGCCGCTGCTGGGAATGAGAAGGCCGGCCATGATGCGCAGCAGCATCGACTTCCCCGAGCCGGAGCGACCGAGAAGCCCGACAATTTCACCGGGTTTCACATCCAGAGAAACTCCGTCGAGGATCTGAACGTCTGTTGAGGAATCCCGATGATAGGATTGGCCCACGTCGCGCAACGATAACAGCGACGCACCAGATTGGGGTGCAGAGGAAGGTTTTTCTTCCAGAGAGGGCAGCGCGTCAGCGGAAAACATGGTGCCTATCCTGCACGTTGATGTCTGGAACTCATCTGACCGTAGCCTAACAAGTCATTGGGAGCTGAAAAACCCCGAATACAGGAAGAGCGCATGCTCACGACGTCTCCATCGTCTGTCCGGTCGTTCGGCGTCTGACGTAAAGACCCAGAGGTCTCCAGATCAGCGCTTCACTCCCCATGGCCAGCAGCGTCATGACCATGATGCCAAGCGAGGCCTGCGCCATGTCACCTCTGCTGGTAGCGTCGATGATGGCGCGACCGATCAGGCCGTGTTCGGAAATATGCGTGCCCCACAATGTCATGTCGGCAGCAATGACGGCGTTCCAGCCCCAGAAGAATGCCCTGTGGACGCCCTTGAGCCATGACTGGGCAAGACCGGGCAACAGGATGGTCTTCCATCTGAGCCAGCCCCGTATGCGATAGGCTCGCGTAACTTCTTGCAAATTCCGAGGGAAATCCTGAACGCCGATAAGCAGATGGAAGGCGAGGAAAAACGGCAGCCCGACAAACAGCAGAGGTGAGAAGGGAGATTCAGGTCCGACCAGAGCGACAACAAGTGGAAACAGCAGAACTGCTGGGAAAAGCGCCAAAAAACGGAAGGCCGGCATGAGTGTGTCAGCCCAGCGCTTCAGCCCAACAGCGATGGGAAGCAGAACAACGGAACAGATGCCGAGTGGCACAAGCAGGGTCAACATCTCGCCGATTCCGAGAAGTCCGGCTCGTAACCATTCGTCTGGATCAGGAAGACCATTGGGTGCAGCCTCACAGGCCAGAAGACCGGCAACCCCCAGAAGGGCAGGGATAATCAGCGCGATAATCCGTGGGGTTTTTTCGGGATCATCCAGAACGGTGGCCTTTGGTGCAGGGCCAAGTGGCAGATTGCCGACAATCCTCAGTAATCGCGACCCGTCGGTGAACATGCGTCCGAGCAGGGGAATATCCCCAAAGGCAGCAGATGTGGACCGTGTGGAAGACCCTTTGTCAAAACGCTGCCCCCATTTTCTCATGGGACGGACAATCAGAAAATCCGTTGCCATGACAAGGCATCCCGTGGCCAGAAGTGTCAGCGCGAAGGCTAAGGAAGCGTGGTTTCTTATGGAAGAGACCGCATAACCGCCCAGTCCCGGAGAGAGAGGCAACTGTTTCATGCCTGCATAGACTTCGGCGAAAGTCAGACCAAGCCAGACATTCGGCATGGCATGTCCGATACTGCGGACAACTGCGGGCAGACCAAACGGCGCGTAAAGTCTCCAGAAACGCGGCCACGGTCGAAGACCAAAGCTGTGGGCCGCCAGCACAAGGTGCGCTGGAACTTTCTGATGGGCACGGATGGCGGCGTCCATCATGGGAAAGGTGAGGGCGGCAAAGGCGGGAGCCCCAATCAGAATCTCGCCCGTGAGCGCATGTCCAGCCAACCAGCCATGAGCGCCGAAACAGACAGGCAGGGCGAGTACCATGAACGCCGGAATCGGAACGGCTTGCACGATCTCAAGAAGAGCAAGGGCGACTCGTCCGGGTTTTTCCCGTCCAAAGACCAGCGCTGCACCGGCAAGAGCGCATAGAAAGGATACGGCAAACCAGCATATGACTCGCGCAGCAGAGACCATCAGCGCGAAAGGCAAAGCAGTAAGCGGTAAAGCCTGCGTG
Protein-coding regions in this window:
- a CDS encoding M16 family metallopeptidase, which produces MFFRTFGSFRPLFCTALLAGTMLGGCLTEAGMVSGGALFSQALAREPEAATRQAPSVTRATLPNGLRVVVVQDKLAPVVTTELNYLVGSSEAPAGFPGTAHALEHMMFRGSKGLDKDQLAALGARIGGSYNADTTEDVTQYYYTAPAEDLDVLLRIEALRMKGLTLSEADWDKERGAIEQEVSRDLSSPAYRYISQLQSILFKGTPYEHDALGTRPSFDKTDAALLRKFYEQWYAPNNAILVIAGDVDPDATIAKVRDIFGPIPSKTLPERTAIKPAPAPAQTLTFPTDYPVGFATIAFPMPGQNAKDFAAADILSDVLASQRGALYQLVPAGKALFAGFEFAPKKSAGFGLALAAFPKGGDSSKVLTDVRTILSDIRKNGVPAELVEAAKTKEIAQLGFSANSVSGLAESWSEALAFKNLQSPEDMIAAYRAVTPEDVNRMAAQLLDPDRAVTAILTPENSGKPIEGKGFGGAESFASAPDKPVKLPDWAEKSLARLDIPEPAKAPVVQTLPNGLTLIVHPSHVSQTIEVAGLIRHNSDLQEPKGKEGVSDVTEELFGYGTQKHDRLAFRKALDDVPAWESAGAEFSLRVPSNKFEQGMSLLAENELQPAFPDQAFQIVRQQAAQEQAGQLQSPGYLFGRAIMGAVSPKGDPSLREATPKTLMGLSLNDVKAYYSAVWRPDMTTIVVTGDITPGQARTVVEKAFGSWKATGPKPVVDLPTRPDSKTSRSHVPDKSNVQDTVVLPESLGLTPTNPDHFLLTLGNEVLGGGFSSRLYRDLRVKTGYVYSVSSSFDWSRNRGAYSVSYGADPDKVGDARKAALRNIHAMQVSPVTDDELIVAKSSLLRGIPLGRASLGAIAGEYLRLIELGLPLDTPDIAAHAYYKATAADVQAAFSKWVRPDDLSEIVKGPQPRW
- a CDS encoding class I SAM-dependent methyltransferase; translated protein: MRRQIITWSVMGLLAGTGLSVTHTLQAQPAFKGSQVRTLPIAAALSDRDRPDSDRARDKIRKPGELLAFAGMGPGMKVADLMPGQGYFTRIFSNVVGKSGHVYALVAAERVAEKPDAADAVKAIAADPAFSNVSVLTESMLALSLPEPVDMAWTSQNYHDVYGRGADAALAFDRSVFNLLRPGGVYMVIDHVATSGSTPETAKTLHRIDPVLIRAQVEKAGFVFESESGALRNAQDTHSASVFDETIKGLTDQVVYKFRKPAR
- a CDS encoding ABC transporter ATP-binding protein, coding for MFSADALPSLEEKPSSAPQSGASLLSLRDVGQSYHRDSSTDVQILDGVSLDVKPGEIVGLLGRSGSGKSMLLRIMAGLLIPSSGTVLWRGAPLKRPVAGLAMVFQSPSLFPWLNLQDNVELALEADGMKGKERKQRAEEAIDLIGLGGYENAWPHELSGGLSQRAGLARALAVHPDLLLMDEPFSSLDVLTAENLRTDLVELWCEKKLPVQSILMVTHSIEEAVLMCDRILVFAANPGRIEHEVIVPLAHPRLRDDPSFLEIVDHIYTLMTRRMPVISEADLPDMTVVQTVQPQHLPIAAVSVGSMVGLIEALAAPPVNGRADLPLLAAKAHLELDELFPLVEALQILELAEVEDGDLLLTQEAQRFAESDFDERKTILRHALLNAIPLVKTICTALDERPSHTVGADRFREELGESMSAAYAQQTLQTIISWARYAELFDYSEESDQLFLNKDSAT
- a CDS encoding ABC transporter permease subunit, producing MSSTSFFADAAGLSRRISHDSPRLTMIVAMLCVVGVMLGFGSNATSWFGIVFSGTQPQPTQALPLTALPFALMVSAARVICWFAVSFLCALAGAALVFGREKPGRVALALLEIVQAVPIPAFMVLALPVCFGAHGWLAGHALTGEILIGAPAFAALTFPMMDAAIRAHQKVPAHLVLAAHSFGLRPWPRFWRLYAPFGLPAVVRSIGHAMPNVWLGLTFAEVYAGMKQLPLSPGLGGYAVSSIRNHASLAFALTLLATGCLVMATDFLIVRPMRKWGQRFDKGSSTRSTSAAFGDIPLLGRMFTDGSRLLRIVGNLPLGPAPKATVLDDPEKTPRIIALIIPALLGVAGLLACEAAPNGLPDPDEWLRAGLLGIGEMLTLLVPLGICSVVLLPIAVGLKRWADTLMPAFRFLALFPAVLLFPLVVALVGPESPFSPLLFVGLPFFLAFHLLIGVQDFPRNLQEVTRAYRIRGWLRWKTILLPGLAQSWLKGVHRAFFWGWNAVIAADMTLWGTHISEHGLIGRAIIDATSRGDMAQASLGIMVMTLLAMGSEALIWRPLGLYVRRRTTGQTMETS